The Macadamia integrifolia cultivar HAES 741 chromosome 3, SCU_Mint_v3, whole genome shotgun sequence genome segment aagagatctagcaattccaaacacattgagattaaatatcttctGATTCGCGAGAAGATCAATGCTGGGGAGATCGTTGTTGACcatattattactgaagagatggttgctAATCCTCTAACCAAAGCTCTTCTAGTGGAaatttttaagactcatgtttctaacatgggtgtaatggaatcttttgatatgcttgtttagtgggagtttacctatccatagtggtattgtaataagcattattttgttagatcatacattatgagcacaatctatattgcggatgtttactttccagtatagtgttcatttatattctctctcatcatattattatatgATTATTatggtttactttgacatgtcacagttaatggtggtatttagccaagcttcgtgatttatggcggtatttagcctaaatccatggaggtggttgttaaccataggctgtatgccaaagtgagatattaatataagaaaatgGTGGTTTgtctaagtattgattaatatcaaagttctctacctgtgaggttttcaaggtaggctgatctttagatcaggaacggacctataaggaaggatatatcttatgtgatcatagttatgatataattccttatgTCTGTGTTTTCAgacgatttgaattgataattttctattgtttgtaacattagatagttatatgccgtatattgaggtgtattttctactattgtccaacaatagagattattaattggatcaaagtttgttttgagtggtattcaatcttgggattatttgaccagatgtcaatgggaagacatcagtatcagtgtagcctaagtaggagattgttaggactcttatgtgggcttaactgatattgattgacctattgggtccaagagaataaggaccactctaattaggaaacttctagccctattctattatgggaatggaatagggtttaggaattttattataaatagaatattgaCGGTCCCTATagctattactttcataataatattttgggagcactgctttctcacagagctagtgtagagatagaaagaagatcccatagtaagaggctgtaggagatctcagtagaaggacccacaTTGCGtagttcttcatcatagttcgtggtacaagcgtcaaccttgatttagggactttattcacactcaacgggtatgtgatcgatttatttccattattcattcttgtattctgtACACTGTAggtcattcaaatgattctGGGATTTAGAATcatgccattcatatgggcattatgcaaaagactgtcgggtcagaccagccttgccctccagtcaaccctctgcgtaccgacctcccttagctcgggggaatcaaccgtagggaaggatgtatgctctatcaaccgaggaagctgaggccagtacagaagtaaaattaagaaattcattatgattaatattgatgacctgctgaaattatatgcattgttacactaggtatcctacccatatcaggcataccaacctatgttttattcgattcaggagctactcattcattcgcatctaagagatttacagataaacttgggatgccacccaggatcctagatcacagAATGATTattagtatgcctacgggtaaagttacacagttgaaggaggtgtatgggccgtgcccagtggaaattaatggaaagaattttgaggcacaactcattaagttcaatatgcagaattttgatgttatactgggtatggattggttgtcggctcatcgagctaatgtgatgtgtgttgaAAAGCTGATTGGGGTgacaaaagaagaagggaaagaattggtataccgagcagataaaatgaaacgggtgaggaaggtccttgtctctgctcttcaagcggtaaaattgctagaaagtggatgtcagggttacttagcatcggtacttgatgttgatgcaaggattacacctctagaagaggtaaaggtggttaaagagtttcccaacgttttcccagatgatctgatgcatttaccacatgatagagagttggagtttgccatagatttgactcctgaaGCAGCtctagtatctaaggctccatacagaatggcaccaacTGAATTAAAGGcgttgcagatgcagttacaggaattattggaaaaggggtttattcgcccaagtgtttcaccttggggtgccccagtgttgtttgtcaagaagaaagatggcatgttgcgtatgtgcatcgattaccgagaattaaataagctaaccattaagaaccggtatccattgccatgcattgacgatttatttgaccaattgcagggagccagggtattttcaaagatagaccttcggtcaggctattatcagctcaagataaagagtagcgacatacccaagacaacatataggactcggtatggtcactatgagttcctggtgttatctttcgggttaaccaatgcaccggcagcattcatggatctaatgaatcgagtatttcaggatgtgcttgataaatgggtaattgtttttattgacgacatcttgatctactccaagaccgaagaggagcacactcaaaacttgagaatggtgttacagaggttgagagaacaacagttgtttgccaagtatagcaggtgtgaattctggcttgaacaagttgggttcctggggcacgtagtgtctaaagccgaaatcgaagtagatcctgataaggtgaaagcagtagtggaatgggaaagccccaagaatgtcactgaaattagaagcttcttggttttggctggatactatcgACGTTTCATCAAGAATTTCgtccgaatctcagcaccaatgactaaattaaccaaaaagggtgtgaaattcgactgggcagaggaatatgagaagagtttccaggaattgaagaagaggttggtgtcggcccctgtgttgaccatccctgaaggtcctccaaagttggtttgggttacgttctcatgcaacgcggtaaagtaatagcgtatgcatcccgacaactaaaggagtatgagaagaactaccccactcatgacttagaactagccgcagtcatttttgcctttaagatttggtgacattatttgtatggagagaagtgtgagatatatagggatcacaaaagtctgaagtacttcttcacccagaaggatttgaacatgagacagaggagatggcttgagctcatgaaggattacgactgcgacattcagtatcatcccggcaaggcaaatgtagtggcagatgcattgagttaGAAGGCACAGATTGTGTCACtgtcatgcttagcagtcagcccaccactcgtgcaagaggcgatgctaatggatgaagccctcttatatgaaggagcaaccttagaattggaacgtcaaccagaaaaccttaaatggttgactgtatccttgacgactctacaggtgcatccggctattaggcaagaggtaataatgaaacaacctttggatcctgaattgcagcagatccgagttaaggttcaagatcaaacaatgaacgacccggattttattttatccagtgatggggcattgatgtttcgaggcagattgtgtgtactcgatgatttggatatacaagacaagatagtgcaagaagcacatagctccgagtactcactccacccaggaagtacaaagatgtacaaagaccttaagcaaaattactggtggccaagcatgaaagtcacaatagctctgtatgtggcgacttgtctcacatgccagaaagtaaaagcggcgaggcatcgaccttatggtactcttcagccactcccaataccagaatggaagtgggagaggattacaatggacttcgtcaccggactaccatgtacacctgaGGGAATGCATGCAATATGgatgatcgttgatcggcttaccaagactgctcatttcattcccatcaagaccaagttctccatggctaaactagcacaactttacatggacaacatagtgcgattacatggagtgccagtgagcattgtatcagatagggacccaaggttcacttccagattttggaaaagcctacagcgtgccttgggatcgcagttgaatttgagtactgccttccacccacagacggatggtcagtcggagcaaaccatacagatattagaggacatgctcaaggcatgtacaatggagatgagtggcagttgggaagaatacatacctcttatggagtttacctataacaacagctaccaagctacaattgggatggctccgtatgaggcattatatggtaggaagtgcagaactcctttgtattgggatgaggtaggtgaacgtcgaatgttaggacctgagatgatacagatgacttgtgacaaagtcgacgttattcgagaacggattaaagcagctcagtcccgtcaaaagagctatgcggacacctgCAGAAAAGACATCGAATTTCAGCCAggggaaaaggtatttctcaagatctctcctactaaagggttgcaaaggtttcaccgaaaggggaagttgagcccaagatacattggaccatttgagatcttagcccgggttggctcaatagcctacatgcttgctctgccaccttcgcttggggatgttcataatgtattccatgcatccatgctgaagcgatacgttcatgatccctcttatgtattacccgtggagccataataccttgaagctgacatgcagccagctgaaattttggatcgaaaggtgaaaacccttcgcaaccgctccatttcctatgtaaaggtgcgatgggctaatcattcacttgaagaagcatcttgggagaaagaggatgaaatgcgagccaagtaccctcatcttttttatcaaccaggtacgcaNaaaaaaaaaaaaaagcatgtttTCATAACTACCAAGAGAAGCAGCACGTACTCATGACTCGCATGAGATTGTTGTTTGAATGCTCTAAAATAAATGGGGGTCCTAAGCGTTAGAGTATATAAATTAGAACATACTGAATTGCACATTCTCAGTTTCCATTTAATTTTATTAGTATGTAAAAggttctttccttctttcttttgtatttgACTTTGAGGAGTGACTGCGTACAAGGCCAACTCCTATAATTTTTAACagtttttcattttccaaaaaTGATAATCAATTGACTAAGCCCAATATTCTGTTGATGTCCACCTGTAAGCTGGTAGTGCGTGCATCAAAGTTTCTCAAATCTTCGATCGGTAATAACCCCATCAGATTTGGAACGGCAGAGAAGCCAGTCATGAACCACCCCAACCACCCACACGGCCACATCGCCTGGCCCGGCACGGCCCCTAATTTTGGTCAAAACTGAGAGTTGATTCACGATGGACTTGGCAAACAACTTGGGATGGCCACTGCATGCTTCTCAAGATTCAAACTCAAGTCCTTAGCCTTCCTTTTATACAATTTCTTCACATTTGACCCTTGTTCATTCACTAGCCTCGCTAGGCTTCTCTTCGCGTTTGCTCTGAACGGACAATCACTCCCCATGAACCCATCCACCAAGTGCAGGTATGCTTCCAGGTCATGACAACATGCCACATCAGCATCTGGCTTTAGATACGGTGAAATCTTGCTATCCACACGTAGCTCTGTTCCCACGTGCGAGTATGCCCATGGCATGTTATCCAACACGTTCAATATCCCTGCCACCTTGCTGTTGTCCCTTAGCTTCTGGTCTAACTCTTCACTCACGAACATCCCTGGTACCCTCGTGATCACATCTTGGGAGTTCACGATTCTTAACACCTTCACTCCGTTATTTCTGACCCGGTCCGCAAAAGCCCGGTTCCCAACTCGTGGACCACCGAAGGAGAAAACAGCGATCGGTGGCATTTCAGGTTCACAGGTGCTTAGTTCGTCGGCAATTAGCAGGGCTAGAGCTGCACCCAGGCTGTGACCCGTCACCGTGATGCTTAACGTCTCACCCTTGTATAGGTTCATTAATCTACGTACCTCTTCCATCACCGACTCGGCTAGAGATGGCATGTTTGAACCGGGAGTCTTGTACAAACTCTGGAACCCGCATTCCACCTTGACCGGCTGGTTCCGTCCAGAGTTTTCCTCTCCCGGGACCCGAACTAGGACGTCTCTCATGTTCTCGGCCCATTCTAAACACGTGGCAGTCCCACGAAGCGCGATGGTTATGTCTCTCCTTCCCATCCTTGATATCTCCCTCTTGTCATCGCAAACCGCCACGTAGCCGATCCAGCTGGAGCGCTGCGTCATCCAGCCGAGATCGGGGGCCATGTCATCTACCCAAGAAGGTAGTCCTACTGATGATGTGGCGTAAAGACCCTTGGTGATCTTGTAGGATCTATCAGACAATGTCACCTGGCACGGCAAAGGAACTGCTCCTTCATCTGACGTGGCAGGGTCAGAGTGGAAGGCGTGATATGCGGCTTGGATGAATTCACCAAATCTGACGACCTCTCGCCGGAGATTCTCATCCAAGGGATCAATAAGTCCAGCCCAGTCGTTGCACCCATGGTACTCCCGCCACCGGCTGCCGAGACTGTTCCTGGGGGAATACTCCGCCGACATCGAGAGGAGGCGTTGAAGGCGGTTCAGGTGTCGCGGTGACATCTCTTCCGCCGCCGCCTTCATTTCCGGCCAAATTTTTGACAAATTCAAACCTTGAAAGATATTTCTAAGCCTGCTATCCGACGACGACCCATTGCCGGAATCTTTGAGAAAAGGTTTTGTATCATGTTGtagcggtggtggtggtggtggggccTGCTTCTCAAGTAGCTTCTCGAGGTTGGAAAGGTGGCTCCGAGTCTTCTCTGAATTTAAAGTTTCAGTGGAAGCAAAGGCCTTTGTGAGAGGGTTTAAACGAGACCCGCGACGACAAAAGCTGGCGGAACGTGATGCCTGGAAAGCCAGTCCGTTCTGGGTTGGAATCGTTGAGGCGATCATAGATTTTTCGTTTGATGTTAGAGAGAGAGTGAATAAGAAGCGCAGAGGGGGACTTCGACTTGGAGGCGTTTGATAGATGGAAGGCGATCGAGAGACCTTTCCGGTGGATGTGTCCAACCAGTTTAAAGTGGAAAGAGGAATAATCCAATGTCCTATATATAGACGGAATGCCTGGGGATTTCtccaatttttaaaagaaaatcgcaAGAAAAGCTTCGTAGACTTGGATGAGTAATCTGTAAAGCGTAGAATGGTATTGGTCCGCGGAGTTCTTAATATTCAAAGATAGTTCATGAGTTCGTGTAGTTGAAGAGATTGTCTGGTATAAAGAAAATCGATCCACTACGGAAGTTGAATACCTAAATTtaaactgagagagagagagatttagatGAGGTTCAAACTTAAACCATGCGTAGAGGTTTAATTAAATAAGTAGCCTGGTGACAATATAATCGGAAGTGGCCCCAAAACACCCTTatgattgagattttttttggggtgtagAATCATAATTGAGATTTGACAGCAAGGAAAACATATTTGATGGGTAATTTAGATAAATGAAGAGCcctaaaataataaaggaagaaaGGGTTGGGTACACGGCCGCTTCAAGTTAGTTTATTGGGCAACAAACATAGTCTCCAGGAAGGACAGCCATAGGCAAGAGGGTCTTTCACTACGAAGGTGGAGAGAAGCAAACACATGGTTGGGCAGCCCAATGGTGTATTCCTTTTTCTTAataataaaatggggaaaatgtCTAATAGATAGGCTATAGGTAGATacatttgattattttatttggagaaaaaaactCTACCACTTACATGACTTCCTATGGCTTTCCATTGGTCTGCATATTGGCTCAATGGTCATGCAAGTGGACAAAAGTTTCTTACTCTTTAAAGAGaaataagataaataaaaaatggacaCAAGAAGCTTGTCTGCTCGCGTTCTCCCATACTTAGACATATGGGGCGGATTGTCAGGATAGAGGTATCTTTTCACAATCCACCCCATGTGTCTAGTTGTGAAGAACACAAGCAAacatatagttttttttttttttttttttctctaagagTGACTATGTTCAAAGAAAAACACTtgcctttatatatatatatatttcttacaGGACAGAatacttgaatttttttctttttttggtaatttcGTGTCTCCTCCTCCAATCCTATCAAAACATATCATATGGGATCTTGCGTGACTCCAACAAATAGaagaataattacaaaaatcaTTTAGAAAATATGAACATATATAGTTACTATTCAAGttcaatagtaaaaaaaaaaaaaaaaaaaaaaaagaaaaagaaaaaactatctCAGTCTTTTATGTTCCCTAATAAATTTACATAATTTATCTTCCATTACACATTTTCATCAACCATCCAATAAATTCATTAGAAATAGATGTTTCATGAATAGGATGGATATACTATAAAGTAGATAGTTTCTGCCAAAATCTATGTATATTGCACATAGAAAAGTTGATATTGTAATCTTTTCAACGACCAATTAtgaatcttttcttctttttaatacaaatgaacttttagcgaaaaaaaaaaaaaaaaaactaccaaaTATCACTTTTTGCCCTCTTTGGCCTTTTTGTCCCAAGGTCTATCAATTAGGAAACATTACTTTATTTTATATAGTATTAGTGGGACGGTGATGGTAGGCGTGGGGTACAACACGCGTAACGTTGTAAACTTGTAATTCACATGTGAAACGAGAAGCATTTGTGAATTAAAAGAttacacctctctctctctctctctctctctctctaaaataagGTTCATGAGGTCATTATTATATACTATGTTGTTTTTTGCTTTATATTAGACGTACCAAACGCGGTTCCACTCCTTTGTGTGGCTGACTAGGAAACTGGAGTATCATCTTGAGGTTTGAGTTTCACATTTGAAAGAAGATAAAGTAATCatgaagggaaggaaagagTTGGGCAGCCAAAAAGTCAGACCAACCCACTCTCTAAATCTCTATGTAAGGGGGGAAGAAACCTCATAAACCAGGAGATTAATTCCCTGCAGGTTTACATTTTAcctaagaggagagagagtgtgagtGTAAACTCAATGATTCATATGTGAAAGAGACAGATTGTGAGTGTAAATAACTCACTACgtaaggaggaggaggagagagagagagagagagagagagagagaccctacTCCAGGGTCTTGGGGACTTTTTTTTCAATATGGCAAAAGGTTTTTACTTTCCGCCTTGTACTGCCATATATGGATGGATGATGTGCACTTGGTGAACAACAAACTTAGTACGAACTATAAATTCGGATGTCATAAGTTTGACTCTGAATatgcacaccttgggccactcacacagaggttgtttagtgctcttcactgctttaaatgaaagttgaatggtttttaTTCAACCCGATATGACCTTATTCATGCGGTTATGAGGTCaatatgggcccgcgggactaaTTAGgcaaaggcctagatacccgtcattagcaaaaaaaaaaaaaaaaaaaaaaaaaaaaaaaaaaaaaaaaaagatggatgaTGTGGTTATTTCAACTCTTGAATAGAGAGAAATTATGGTTTAAGCTTTTTGTGTGTTTTCGTGTATCAAATTTCGGAGTTTAATTCAACCGATTGCTCTTTCTCATGTTTTCGTATTCATTCCATTATATCCCTACACACTTGGTAATCTAACAACTATTGTACACTTTCCCGTGAACCTAGGTCTCAAAGCTATGTTTTCTCATGAGAGAAATTGTTGTGGACCTGCAGCTTAatttgtccacaaaatttaagACCATATTTGATCATCAAATcacaattattttttaaagtaaGCGTGTAAGAAAGTTCCTGTCATTATTGGTGTGTATGAATCAAGAGAGATTATGTGAACATTGACTAATGGACAAAGTTCTCCTTCACCAGGTGGTGAGGTTTACCactccatcctagggttcacaaacccttaTAGAAATTTAGAACTTTCCCAAAATACCCTGAATAGGTCCTACACGCTTCCAAATCCCCACAGTGAATGAATTCCCATTCACCATGGCCATAGGAAAACTCCGTCCTTAAAAAATTGGTTGGAGTTAATTTGTGAAAATatctattgattttttttttctctcactaTGTTGAAGTAATATTAAGCATGcatataagggtgtcaaatcggAATTGAAACCTAAAAGTGAATCCAGTTTCAGATCGAATACCCTAAACTGAATCAAACCGATTATAATATGGATACATCCTGGATCTGAAATGAGTGTTTATAATTCAGTTTGGTCTAGATCTGGATCTATGTCAATGACCAATGGTTCcaaccgaaatcgaaccgaagaacttgatgtaactttttccttttttaaaactAAACTCTTGATGTAACTTAAATAGAAATTATAGAGTTATAGCTATAATCTAAGTTCAAAATCGTCTTTTGTTGGGAAAGATCAATAACTAAGTGAATGAGCATTTGTATTTTgtcttttacatagaaaaaTCGAATTTAAAACTGAATATCGGAACCCAAGAAGAAATGAATACAAAACATAAATAGGAACCGGAACCATACCAAAACCAGACAGGTTCAGTACGAGTAtcaattttcaaaaccaagatgGGACCTGATCGGTTCTAGATCACACTAATCCCCCTTGAAACCGAAATCGGAAATAGACCGAACACCTGGTTctggaccgattgacacccttacatgcAGGAGCTCCATTGATGCTCAAGTCTGGTGGACATGATTTTTACATTATCATCTATCGATCTAGTAACTTTGGCCAAGTATaataattttttccaaaatggagatataaaattatgaaaatttattaAGAATTCAACTTTGGCGAAATTTAATTCAATAATAGAGaatacaaatattaaaaaagtcATCACATTGTAGGTCATACATTAGAATTGAGATTTTTAACTTGGTAGAAGGCTAACACAGGATAGAGATTTGCATCTCATTGTGCAATATTCATCTTATTTTTGTCTGTTTGAGTAAATGTACAAAATCACAtaaaagacatttttttttaaagtgaaatcctgttttatttttattgattttacttgagtggtttccttttataatttttattttttttacctgaAACAGATGAATTCTTGAAGTTTTGGTATTAAAATTATTCTTTCATGTCGCTATTACTTTTGAATTATAAAactttcctaccaaaaaaaaaaaagaattctaaCATTTCACTATTTTCCACTTGATACTTAGTCTGTTCATCCAAATGATATATGACCAAGTAAGCATCTCGTTAGTTCAATTTCAGTTTAAATGAGTAAAGGAAAtaactaaaattacaaaagatgacATTTTGTGTTTTATACTCATATCTATTTGATGGAAATTTCgtaattttactaaaattttgaaTCAGACTTTGAGCAACTTTTCATGTGTAATTCGACCAAAATTTGGCCATTGTGATGTATGCAAGTTCCGCTATCACATGGATTCATGGACTAACACATGTACTACCAAGTAACAAATAGGGTAGCGTTATACTTCACAAAGCATGGTGTCTTGGttagttatttaaatttattttgaaCTTCTTGTTGTAAGAATAGCCACGGAATTAATTTAATTGCAGTTTTAAAACTCCATGAATCAGTTGAAGATCAGTTGCTTGGTTTATTTGCTAAACTAAGACGAAATTTTAAACAATTGCACACGGATGGTGAAGGGAACCCTCCCCCCTCATCTTAATAATCTCAGAGACCCAACAAAAACattttagggcccgtttgattttgtttttagaaacggtttttctttttttctgtactcagaaacagaaaaacatcatattttctgtttgattttttgcttctgtttcacctatttataaaataaaaattgatatttataactatttttgttcctagaaacaCAGGATTGAAGAAATAGCTATTagttgtttttctgtttcttaaaagaaaaagtgacAGAAAAATTGTGAAATCCAGTCCCCAGTCCCGACTCCCGACTCCCGACTCCCGACTCCCGACTCCCCTACCCTCTCTATCTCCTTGTAGCTCTCCACAATCTGCAACTCTCTCGCGAAGCTCGACGACCGTCTCTGCTCTCTCGCGAAGCTCGACGTTCTCTACTCTATTGGAAGCTCAACGTTCTCTGCTCTCTTGCGAAGTTCTCTTCTCTCGCAAAGCTCGACGTCTCTCAGGTATCATTTCGAGTTGATTTCATCTCTGTAATGGTATGGAACCTGGATTGGATGCGGTTAGGGATTTGCATTGCAGTTTAATTACCACTCACAtctctcacctctctctctctctctctctctctctctctctctttgtctctcaCACCTCTCGTTACTCACGTTTTGTATCGTCGCTCGGTCTCGTCAATCTTACGAAGGAGAAAATCAGTTTTGTTATCTTGGTTACTGCTAGACTTTAGGAGTCTGTCGGACCATGTTTTTGGAGTTGAATGTTGCAATTCCAATACAAAATCTTTGCAATAGAGTTGTTTTTTTGGCAGTGCATTTcatatgtttgataaaatgatGCAAAGCAAAGAGGAACAGCAGAGGGAGTTGAGAGCCCTCTCTTACCTCGTTCCTTCTATTCATCCAATGTCTTATAAAAGCCATTATC includes the following:
- the LOC122074818 gene encoding phospholipase A1-Ibeta2, chloroplastic-like, with amino-acid sequence MIASTIPTQNGLAFQASRSASFCRRGSRLNPLTKAFASTETLNSEKTRSHLSNLEKLLEKQAPPPPPPLQHDTKPFLKDSGNGSSSDSRLRNIFQGLNLSKIWPEMKAAAEEMSPRHLNRLQRLLSMSAEYSPRNSLGSRWREYHGCNDWAGLIDPLDENLRREVVRFGEFIQAAYHAFHSDPATSDEGAVPLPCQVTLSDRSYKITKGLYATSSVGLPSWVDDMAPDLGWMTQRSSWIGYVAVCDDKREISRMGRRDITIALRGTATCLEWAENMRDVLVRVPGEENSGRNQPVKVECGFQSLYKTPGSNMPSLAESVMEEVRRLMNLYKGETLSITVTGHSLGAALALLIADELSTCEPEMPPIAVFSFGGPRVGNRAFADRVRNNGVKVLRIVNSQDVITRVPGMFVSEELDQKLRDNSKVAGILNVLDNMPWAYSHVGTELRVDSKISPYLKPDADVACCHDLEAYLHLVDGFMGSDCPFRANAKRSLARLVNEQGSNVKKLYKRKAKDLSLNLEKHAVAIPSCLPSPS